In Oncorhynchus clarkii lewisi isolate Uvic-CL-2024 chromosome 2, UVic_Ocla_1.0, whole genome shotgun sequence, one DNA window encodes the following:
- the LOC139422970 gene encoding zinc finger protein 271-like produces the protein MDYVSSAEPDVDAFICTECGDGFRRYLDLVKHITVHERLRTHEQTDLFSLDSLPNGFQVPREYALHENGTFIVVDRSGPSNNPSSTLSPYQNSKTIVLKTKPAKTDLRVNTVSHSQCRSVSPLKQYRCETCGKLFNNQLSLQRHQQYRNLEQGYKCTLCCKIFTDKERLREHLQEHAHEIFYCCGLCGKRFLKQETLYAHQKEQHGSLGLKQMGKSDNGQENIIQKTYPCKKCNLCFFWLSDLQSHLLSHSKDKPLSVNSSSKIEQQSQKDELSHTIEYSDGTPTDVTKQYSSGTPTTDVTKQYSSDATVDVKTHNGKSDSKTPSSFRPYRCGLCGDRFQQLTDLKEHHLTHQTQEEIDKLNKDSESQRVVKRRRRYTGIECIVTKGPARKGGRPPLYKKGSGTKLHPCKHCHRVFSHSSSLSRHNRSHKGTLHTCVLCGKHFPQRCDVRRHIAMYHKPELEKKPSLKYLALHSKPDGGSQLNSDVLEQNASSEGKPKKSLDGVVTELDSDNGDDQQTTSTGEVFAAPKARRNYKCDQCGKKFGLLCVYQRHLRYHKREPGSEMVKCPRCPSRFRSSSALGRHLEIHPSQSSGETAMEGRASPTADSNPDLDSDQDNAKDLVGHGDIDDVKGGNGENIGPAEVLYECTECTETFSSLQKFLKHQSSHGSDNLG, from the coding sequence ATGGATTACGTAAGCTCTGCTGAACCAGATGTTGATGCCTTCATCTGCACAGAATGTGGGGATGGCTTCAGGCGCTACCTCGACTTGGTTAAACACATTACTGTTCATGAACGACTCAGGACTCATGAACAAACAGATTTGTTTTCCCTTGACAGTTTACCCAATGGGTTTCAAGTTCCCCGTGAATATGCTCTCCATGAAAACGGAACTTTCATAGTGGTTGACAGATCTGGACCATCAAACAACCCATCTTCAACTCTTTCACCTTATCAGAATTCAAAGACCATTGTACTCAAAACTAAGCCAGCAAAAACTGATCTACGTGTCAACACAGTGTCTCACTCCCAGTGCCGCAGTGTCTCTCCTCTAAAACAGTACCGATGTGAAACATGTGGAAAATTGTTTAACAACCAGCTGAGTTTACAACGACATCAACAGTATCGTAATTTAGAGCAAGGTTATAAGTGCACCTTGTGTTGCAAGATCTTCACAGATAAAGAGAGGCTAAGGGAACATCTCCAAGAACATGCCCATGAAATATTTTACTGCTGTGGTCTGTGTGGAAAACGCTTTCTGAAACAAGAGACCCTGTATGCTCATCAAAAAGAGCAGCATGGATCGCTGGGGCTCAAACAAATGGGGAAGTCAGACAATGGTCAAGAGAACATAATACAGAAAACATATCCCTGTAAGAAGTGTAATCTGTGTTTTTTCTGGCTCTCCGACTTGCAGAGCCACTTACTGAGTCATTCCAAAGACAAACCATTATCTGTGAACTCTTCATCCAAAATCGAGCAACAGTCTCAGAAAGATGAGCTATCACATACCATCGAGTACAGTGACGGCACCCCTACCGATGTGACTAAACAGTACAGCAGCGGCACCCCTACTACCGATGTGACCAAACAGTATAGCAGTGACGCAACTGTTGATGTGAAGACCCACAATGGCAAATCTGATTCCAAAACACCATCCTCTTTCAGACCATACCGCTGTGGTTTGTGTGGAGATCGCTTCCAACAGTTAACAGACTTGAAGGAGCATCATCTTACCCATCAGACacaagaagaaattgacaagttAAATAAGGATTCAGAGTCACAAAGAGTTGTAAAAAGGCGGCGAAGGTATACTGGCATTGAGTGCATCGTAACAAAAGGACCTGCAAGGAAGGGAGGAAGGCCCCCACTTTATAAAAAAGGCTCTGGGACAAAATTACATCCATGCAAGCACTGCCACCGTGTATTCAGTCACTCTAGTAGTCTTTCTCGGCACAATAGATCCCACAAGGGGACTCTTCACACTTGTGTTCTCTGTGGGAAACATTTTCCACAACGCTGTGATGTCCGGAGGCATATAGCCATGTATCACAAACCTGAATTGGAGAAGAAGCCAAGTCTTAAGTACTTGGCATTGCATTCTAAACCAGATGGTGGTTCCCAATTGAATTCTGATGTGTTGGAACAGAATGCGTCATCTGAAGGAAAACCCAAGAAATCTTTAGACGGTGTTGTAACAGAATTGGACAGTGACAATGGTGACGATCAACAAACCACATCTACTGGAGAAGTGTTCGCTGCTCCTAAGGCACGGAGGAACTACAAGTGTGACCAATGTGGGAAAAAGTTTGGGCTGCTGTGTGTGTACCAACGGCATTTGCGGTACCACAAAAGGGAACCGGGTAGTGAAATGGTTAAGTGCCCTCGCTGCCCAAGTCGCTTCCGGAGTTCTTCTGCTCTAGGGCGCCATCTTGAGATTCACCCAAGTCAGTCAAGCGGGGAAACGGCCATGGAAGGACGGGCATCTCCCACTGCTGACTCCAAtccagacctggactctgaccaagACAATGCAAAGGATTTAGTCGGTCATGGGGACATTGACGATGTCAAGGGTGGGAATGGTGAAAACATTGGTCCAGCAGAGGTGCTGTATGAATGCACTGAGTGTACAGAGACTTTTTCTTCCTTGCAGAAGTTTCTGAAGCACCAGAGTTCTCATGGGTCCGATAACCTTGGATAA